In Flavobacterium sp., a single window of DNA contains:
- a CDS encoding PaaI family thioesterase has translation MNYTKEQIIAYCNEFSKNTLMETLKIEYIDAGEDFLTAKMPVNPSVHQPMGLLHGGASVALAESVGSAASHFFINPKEQEVRGIEISANHLKSIRDGVVFGTARIIHKGRSLHLWEIKITDEAENLISLCKLTNIVLDKKKI, from the coding sequence ATGAACTATACAAAAGAACAAATTATAGCATACTGCAATGAGTTTTCTAAAAACACGTTGATGGAAACGCTAAAAATTGAATATATCGACGCCGGAGAAGATTTTTTAACGGCAAAAATGCCAGTAAATCCAAGTGTTCACCAGCCAATGGGACTGCTTCACGGAGGCGCTTCGGTAGCGTTGGCAGAAAGTGTAGGAAGTGCGGCTTCTCATTTTTTTATAAATCCAAAAGAACAGGAAGTCCGCGGAATCGAAATCTCGGCAAATCATCTAAAAAGTATTCGCGATGGTGTGGTTTTTGGTACAGCCAGAATTATTCACAAAGGAAGAAGTCTGCATTTATGGGAAATTAAAATTACGGATGAAGCCGAAAATTTGATTTCGCTTTGTAAGCTTACCAATATTGTTTTAGACAAAAAGAAAATTTAA
- a CDS encoding endonuclease, translated as MKKNYFLLLLLFSAIGIAQIPSGYYNTATGTGYTLKTQLYNIIKGHTDNGYAGLYTTYQTSDVDNFYENDGTVLDMYSENPSGTDPYNYSTGSTQRCGNYSAEGDCYNREHIIPQSVFNEQSPMVADAHFITPTDGKVNGMRSNYPHGTVSTATYTSQNGSKLGSSSVSGYSGTVFEPINAFKGDIARMYFYFATRYENTVAGYSYAMFNGSSNQVFTTAFLNVLLAWHAQDPVSAREIARNNAIYARQNNRNPFIDHPEYVNQIWGGTPSGDTQAPTAPTSLASTSKTSTSISLSWTASTDNVAVTGYDVYANSVLKTTVSGTTATITGLTASTAYSIYVKAKDAAGNTSSSSNTISVTTNSSGGTATDLLFSEYIEGSGNNKALEIANNTGSSVSLSAYTIKKQTNGSGSWSTGLALSGTLATGSKFVIVNSSISSSCFSPSSANISTTATELTFNGNDAVGLFKNGVLIDIIGTFNGGTANFAIDVTLRRKSTVTSPSTTFNLSAQWDSYSQDTCNNLASKMVKPAEEVVELSDEIVVFPNPSDGIFNIVLDNPESPYSIEILSFSGQKVFEKQNTTDSVISVSHLSSGIYAVKIIKDSEVIIKKIIIN; from the coding sequence ATGAAAAAAAACTACTTTTTACTGTTATTGTTGTTTTCTGCAATTGGCATTGCCCAAATTCCATCCGGTTATTACAATACTGCAACCGGAACGGGTTACACTTTAAAAACTCAATTGTATAATATTATTAAAGGTCATACTGATAATGGATATGCTGGTTTATACACCACATACCAAACTTCTGACGTTGATAATTTTTATGAAAATGACGGAACAGTTTTAGACATGTATTCTGAAAATCCATCAGGAACAGATCCTTACAATTACAGCACAGGAAGTACGCAAAGATGCGGAAATTATTCTGCAGAAGGTGATTGCTACAACAGAGAACACATTATTCCACAATCGGTTTTTAACGAACAGTCACCAATGGTTGCTGATGCGCATTTTATTACGCCAACTGACGGAAAAGTAAACGGAATGCGTTCCAACTATCCACACGGAACTGTTAGTACTGCAACTTATACTTCTCAAAACGGAAGCAAATTAGGATCAAGTTCTGTTTCTGGATACTCTGGAACTGTTTTTGAACCAATCAATGCTTTTAAAGGCGATATTGCCAGAATGTATTTTTATTTTGCAACGCGATATGAAAATACAGTTGCCGGATATTCTTATGCTATGTTTAATGGTTCAAGCAACCAGGTTTTTACAACCGCTTTTTTAAATGTGCTTTTAGCCTGGCATGCACAAGATCCTGTAAGCGCGAGAGAAATTGCCAGAAATAATGCCATTTATGCTCGTCAAAACAATCGGAATCCGTTTATCGATCATCCTGAATATGTAAATCAAATTTGGGGCGGAACTCCTTCTGGAGATACTCAGGCACCAACTGCTCCAACAAGTTTGGCTTCGACTTCAAAAACTTCGACTTCAATTTCACTTTCGTGGACAGCATCTACAGACAATGTAGCCGTTACAGGTTATGATGTTTATGCAAATAGTGTTTTAAAAACAACTGTTTCTGGCACAACAGCAACCATTACAGGTTTAACAGCTTCCACAGCTTATTCTATTTATGTAAAAGCAAAAGATGCTGCCGGAAATACTTCATCTTCAAGCAATACAATTTCGGTTACAACAAACAGCTCAGGCGGAACTGCAACCGATTTGCTTTTCTCTGAATACATTGAAGGTTCTGGAAACAACAAAGCTTTAGAAATTGCCAACAACACAGGAAGTTCTGTTAGTTTATCGGCTTACACCATTAAAAAACAAACTAATGGTTCTGGTTCGTGGAGTACCGGTTTGGCTTTGAGCGGAACTTTAGCAACCGGAAGCAAATTTGTAATTGTAAACAGTTCTATTTCTTCAAGCTGTTTTTCTCCAAGTTCTGCGAACATTTCAACAACGGCAACTGAATTGACTTTTAACGGAAATGACGCTGTAGGTTTATTCAAGAATGGCGTTTTAATAGACATCATCGGAACTTTTAATGGCGGAACTGCCAATTTTGCCATTGATGTAACTTTAAGAAGAAAATCGACTGTTACTTCTCCAAGTACAACTTTTAATTTAAGTGCTCAATGGGATTCGTACTCTCAGGATACCTGCAATAATTTAGCTAGCAAAATGGTTAAACCTGCAGAAGAAGTTGTGGAACTTTCAGATGAAATTGTGGTTTTCCCAAATCCTTCTGACGGAATTTTCAATATTGTTTTAGACAATCCGGAATCTCCATATTCTATAGAAATTCTTTCTTTTTCAGGACAGAAAGTTTTCGAAAAACAAAACACAACAGATTCTGTAATTTCAGTAAGTCATCTTTCTAGTGGAATTTATGCTGTTAAAATCATTAAAGACTCAGAAGTGATTATCAAGAAAATAATCATCAACTAA
- the purL gene encoding phosphoribosylformylglycinamidine synthase, with amino-acid sequence MIHFFENQSKTVFAVQTQNELSAQDISKLNWLFADSHKIEKSALTDFFVGPRATMITPWSTNAVEITQNMGISGIIRIEEFHPATADFNDFDPMLFQKFNELDQEIFTINIQPEPILEIDDIAAYNKVEGLALSEEEVDYLNNLSTKLGRKLTDSEIFAFSQANSEHCRHKIFNGTFVIDGEEKETSLFKLIKKTSQENPNDIVSAYKDNVAFVKGPKVQQFAPKSADKPDFYEIKEFDSVISLKAETHNFPTTVEPFNGAATGSGGEIRDRLAGGQGSLPLAGTAVYMTSYSRLKEDRKWENAVEERKWLYQTPMDILIKASNGASDFGNKFGQPLITGSVLTFEHEEENRKIGYDKVIMQAGGIGYGKLNQSIKHKPKEGDKIVILGGENYRIGMGGAAVSSADTGAFGSGIELNAIQRSNPEMQKRAANAIRGLVESDNNPIVSIHDHGAGGHLNCLSELVEETGGLIDLDKLPVGDPTLSAKEIIGNESQERMGLVIGQKDIDTLQRIADRERSPMYQVGDVTGDHRFTFQSQSNGSKPMDYALEDFFGSSPKTVMTDKTIDRKYADVAYSANDFESYLKDVLRLEAVASKDWLTNKVDRCVGGKVAKQQNAGPLQLPLNNVGVMALDYLGKEGIATSIGHAPIAALIDPVAGSRNAIAESLSNIIWAPIKDQLKGISLSANWMWACKNEGEDARLYDAVQGCSDFAIELGINIPTGKDSLSMKQKYPNDEVIAPGTVIISAAGNCTDIRKVVEPVLQKNGDSIYYINLSQDDFKLGGSSFAQIRNTIGNETSTIKDSAFFKNAFNTVQELIGESQILAGHDIGSGGLITTLLELCFADVNLGAKIDFSAFAEKDLLKILFAENIGIVFQAKSDAAVEAKLNANNIEFFKLGKATTTETLDLGPWTLDIKAYRDVWFETSYLLDQKQSKNGRAQARFENYKNQVLNYTFPAHFTGKKPEIDKSKPRPKAAIIREKGSNSEREMANAMYLAGFDVKDVHMTDLISGRETLEDIQFIGAVGGFSNSDVLGSAKGWAGAFLYNEKAKTALDNFFKREDTLSVGICNGCQLFMELEVINPEHEVHGKMLHNESQKHESIFTSVKVQENNSVMLSTLAGSTLGVWVSHGEGKFKLPYSEDQYNIVSKYAYEGYPANPNGSDYNTAMMCDKTGRHLVMMPHIERSTFQWNWAHYPKDRNDEVSPWHEAFVNARKWIEKN; translated from the coding sequence ATGATCCATTTCTTTGAAAACCAAAGCAAAACAGTTTTTGCAGTACAAACGCAAAACGAACTTTCAGCTCAAGACATTTCAAAATTAAACTGGCTTTTTGCCGACTCGCATAAGATCGAAAAATCCGCACTGACGGATTTTTTTGTTGGTCCACGTGCCACTATGATCACGCCATGGAGTACAAATGCGGTAGAAATTACTCAGAACATGGGTATTTCAGGAATCATCAGAATTGAAGAATTCCACCCAGCAACGGCAGATTTCAATGATTTCGATCCGATGCTTTTTCAAAAATTCAACGAATTAGATCAGGAAATCTTCACGATCAATATTCAGCCTGAACCAATTTTGGAAATTGATGATATCGCAGCTTACAACAAAGTAGAAGGTTTAGCCTTAAGCGAAGAAGAAGTTGATTACTTAAACAATCTTTCGACTAAATTAGGAAGAAAACTTACTGATTCAGAGATTTTTGCTTTCTCTCAGGCAAACTCAGAGCACTGTCGTCACAAAATCTTCAACGGAACATTTGTGATCGACGGAGAAGAAAAAGAAACTTCTCTTTTCAAATTAATCAAGAAAACATCTCAGGAAAACCCTAACGATATTGTGTCTGCATACAAAGACAACGTTGCTTTTGTAAAAGGACCAAAAGTGCAGCAATTTGCACCAAAATCGGCAGACAAACCTGATTTTTACGAAATAAAAGAATTTGATTCAGTTATCTCTTTAAAAGCCGAAACACACAATTTTCCAACAACAGTTGAGCCTTTCAACGGAGCTGCAACAGGTTCTGGAGGAGAAATTCGTGACCGTTTAGCCGGAGGACAAGGATCGTTGCCATTAGCCGGAACTGCTGTTTACATGACTTCTTACTCTCGTTTGAAAGAAGACAGAAAATGGGAAAATGCTGTTGAAGAAAGAAAATGGTTGTACCAAACGCCAATGGATATCTTAATCAAAGCTTCAAACGGAGCTTCTGATTTTGGAAATAAATTCGGTCAGCCGCTTATTACAGGTTCTGTTTTAACTTTCGAACATGAAGAAGAAAACAGAAAAATTGGCTACGATAAAGTAATCATGCAAGCGGGTGGAATTGGTTACGGAAAATTAAATCAATCTATCAAACACAAACCAAAAGAAGGCGATAAAATTGTTATTCTTGGAGGTGAAAACTATAGAATCGGAATGGGTGGTGCTGCGGTTTCTTCTGCAGATACAGGAGCTTTTGGTTCAGGAATTGAGTTAAATGCGATTCAGCGTTCAAATCCTGAAATGCAAAAACGTGCTGCTAACGCGATTCGTGGTTTAGTAGAAAGCGACAACAATCCAATCGTTTCTATTCACGATCACGGAGCGGGTGGACACTTAAACTGTCTTTCTGAATTGGTTGAAGAAACTGGAGGTTTGATCGATTTAGATAAATTACCAGTTGGCGACCCTACTCTTTCTGCAAAAGAAATTATTGGTAACGAATCTCAAGAAAGAATGGGATTGGTTATTGGTCAAAAAGATATCGATACTTTACAGAGAATTGCTGACAGAGAGCGTTCTCCAATGTATCAGGTTGGAGATGTAACGGGAGATCACCGTTTTACTTTCCAATCGCAATCAAATGGTTCAAAACCGATGGATTATGCTTTAGAAGATTTCTTCGGAAGTTCTCCAAAAACGGTTATGACAGACAAAACAATCGACAGAAAATATGCTGATGTTGCTTATTCTGCAAATGACTTCGAAAGTTACTTAAAAGACGTTTTACGTTTAGAAGCAGTTGCTTCAAAAGACTGGTTAACAAATAAAGTTGACCGTTGTGTTGGAGGAAAAGTTGCCAAACAACAAAATGCAGGTCCGTTACAATTACCTTTGAATAATGTTGGAGTTATGGCTCTGGATTATTTAGGAAAAGAAGGTATTGCCACTTCTATTGGGCACGCTCCTATTGCGGCTTTGATTGATCCTGTTGCAGGTAGTAGAAATGCTATTGCAGAATCGTTATCAAACATTATTTGGGCTCCAATTAAAGATCAGTTAAAAGGTATTTCATTATCTGCAAACTGGATGTGGGCTTGTAAAAACGAAGGTGAAGACGCGCGTTTATACGATGCTGTACAAGGATGTTCAGATTTTGCTATAGAATTGGGAATCAATATTCCGACAGGAAAAGATTCACTTTCAATGAAACAAAAATATCCAAATGATGAAGTAATTGCGCCGGGAACGGTTATTATTTCAGCGGCTGGAAACTGTACAGATATTAGAAAAGTAGTTGAACCTGTTTTACAGAAAAACGGAGATTCAATCTATTATATCAATTTGTCTCAAGATGATTTCAAACTTGGAGGTTCGTCTTTTGCACAAATCAGAAATACAATTGGAAACGAAACTTCTACAATTAAAGATTCGGCTTTCTTTAAAAACGCATTTAATACAGTTCAGGAATTAATCGGCGAAAGCCAAATTTTAGCAGGTCACGATATCGGAAGCGGTGGTTTAATTACTACTTTATTAGAATTGTGTTTTGCTGATGTGAATTTAGGAGCTAAAATTGATTTCAGCGCTTTCGCGGAAAAAGACTTATTGAAAATCCTTTTCGCAGAAAACATCGGAATCGTATTCCAGGCAAAATCTGATGCTGCTGTTGAAGCTAAATTAAATGCAAACAACATCGAATTTTTCAAATTAGGAAAAGCGACAACTACTGAGACTTTAGACCTTGGACCTTGGACTTTAGACATAAAAGCTTATAGAGATGTTTGGTTCGAAACTTCTTATTTATTAGATCAAAAACAATCTAAAAACGGAAGAGCTCAGGCGCGTTTTGAAAACTATAAAAATCAGGTTTTAAATTATACTTTCCCTGCACATTTTACAGGAAAGAAACCAGAAATCGACAAGTCTAAACCGAGACCAAAAGCAGCCATTATCCGTGAAAAAGGAAGTAATTCTGAGCGTGAAATGGCAAATGCTATGTACTTGGCAGGTTTTGACGTAAAAGACGTTCACATGACGGATTTAATTTCTGGCCGTGAAACTCTTGAAGACATTCAATTTATCGGAGCTGTTGGAGGATTCTCTAACTCAGACGTTTTAGGTTCTGCTAAAGGTTGGGCTGGAGCTTTCTTGTACAACGAAAAAGCAAAAACAGCTTTAGATAATTTCTTTAAAAGAGAAGATACTCTTTCTGTTGGAATCTGTAACGGTTGCCAGTTGTTTATGGAATTGGAAGTTATTAATCCAGAACACGAAGTTCACGGAAAAATGCTTCATAACGAAAGCCAGAAACACGAAAGTATCTTTACTTCTGTGAAAGTTCAGGAAAATAACTCAGTCATGTTATCGACTTTAGCAGGAAGCACTTTAGGAGTTTGGGTTTCTCACGGAGAAGGTAAATTCAAATTGCCTTACTCTGAAGATCAATACAACATTGTTTCTAAATATGCTTACGAAGGATATCCTGCAAACCCAAATGGTTCTGATTACAACACGGCTATGATGTGTGACAAAACTGGAAGACATTTGGTTATGATGCCTCACATTGAGCGTTCGACTTTCCAATGGAACTGGGCGCATTATCCAAAAGATAGAAATGACGAGGTTTCGCCTTGGCACGAAGCTTTTGTTAATGCCAGAAAATGGATTGAGAAAAACTAA
- a CDS encoding outer membrane beta-barrel family protein: MKKMIQNILLFTLFLVSQFSFGQQNPSLDGTITDGKLPVEFADVILKNAADSTKIANYTITDASGHFSLENITAGKYLLELKLIGYKTDSRTINFTGSPISVGTVVLKNDTNLLNAVVVNSQKKQIQKTDEGLIFNAVSNITQAGGTATDMLKSIPTVAVDAEGGITLRGKSPMILINGKNSAITNMDQIAASSIESIEIISNPTAKYDANAESGIINIKLKKNNQSGLNGAVVLGTGFGAKGRINSSVLLNHKTEKWNFGLGYDNRFAGRTKKIKADRTNYFIDDEHYIHQNRNDERKEGLQNLKFNVDFTPNERNTFSFEALGNFETQDNDETLYTGVNTSSNQFFSDNRRHSLELERSKVGELAFTYDRKFSDDRKSLSGSITSSFGKHKENTDIDTYNYDQYHQQIGDAFLQRTHNYENENISNAIVNYTLPVSEKAIVETGYKGTFRFFNSDFESADFENGNYVINPLASNSFKFNEQINAVYGMLNSFTGDKENPKWKYNLGLRAENVSNTGATKNNSDRFSNNYLKLFPAASLQLNLKQDEFVKLGYSKRINRPDLDDLNPFIDITDALNPHGGNPYLKPEIVHIGELSYNKTWTNYSFSANAFYRNAKDAIRQYAELQDNGVVLLQPRNIGNTVTYGLETIFSLKPFSFYDANISITAFHQHIDASNLTEDTVSDAFNWYGKMINNFVPWKGGKLQLIGNYNSALATAQGERIPIYNIDMGFQQKLGKGNACLGLVVTDVFNTLESGYKNNTLLFSNTRINKSDTRAVMLTFAYTFKSDFKEKLLENQFSTE; the protein is encoded by the coding sequence ATGAAAAAAATGATCCAAAATATACTCCTTTTTACTTTATTTCTTGTAAGCCAATTCAGTTTTGGACAGCAAAATCCATCTTTAGACGGAACAATTACTGACGGAAAACTTCCTGTGGAATTTGCTGATGTTATTTTAAAAAACGCTGCCGATTCTACAAAAATTGCAAACTATACCATAACGGATGCTTCCGGGCATTTTTCTTTAGAAAATATAACGGCAGGCAAATATCTACTCGAATTGAAATTAATTGGATATAAAACCGACAGCAGAACAATTAATTTTACAGGATCGCCTATTTCTGTTGGTACCGTTGTTTTAAAAAATGACACGAATTTATTGAATGCTGTTGTAGTTAATTCTCAAAAAAAACAAATTCAAAAAACAGATGAGGGTTTAATTTTTAATGCCGTTTCGAATATCACTCAAGCCGGCGGAACAGCAACCGATATGCTAAAAAGCATTCCAACTGTTGCAGTCGATGCAGAAGGCGGAATTACCTTAAGAGGAAAATCGCCCATGATTTTAATTAATGGTAAAAACTCAGCTATTACCAACATGGACCAAATTGCTGCGAGCAGTATCGAAAGTATCGAAATTATCAGCAATCCTACGGCAAAATATGATGCAAATGCAGAAAGCGGAATCATCAATATTAAACTTAAAAAAAATAATCAAAGCGGACTGAATGGCGCTGTTGTGCTGGGAACCGGTTTTGGTGCCAAAGGACGAATAAACAGTTCTGTGCTTTTGAACCATAAAACCGAAAAATGGAATTTTGGTTTGGGCTATGATAATCGCTTTGCCGGACGAACTAAAAAAATAAAGGCTGATCGCACTAATTATTTTATTGATGATGAACATTATATCCATCAAAACAGAAATGACGAACGCAAAGAAGGTTTGCAGAATTTAAAATTCAACGTCGATTTTACTCCAAATGAAAGAAACACTTTTTCGTTTGAAGCCTTAGGAAATTTCGAAACTCAGGATAACGACGAAACTTTATATACGGGTGTAAATACCAGTTCGAACCAGTTTTTTTCTGATAACAGAAGACATTCACTAGAATTAGAACGCTCAAAAGTAGGCGAATTGGCTTTTACTTATGATCGAAAATTCTCTGATGATCGAAAAAGCCTTTCTGGTTCTATTACTTCTTCTTTCGGAAAACATAAAGAAAATACAGATATTGACACCTATAATTATGACCAATATCATCAGCAAATAGGCGATGCTTTTTTACAAAGAACTCATAATTATGAAAACGAAAATATTTCTAATGCTATCGTTAATTACACACTTCCAGTTTCAGAAAAAGCAATTGTAGAAACCGGTTATAAAGGAACATTCCGTTTTTTTAATTCTGATTTTGAAAGTGCTGATTTCGAAAATGGTAATTATGTTATAAATCCTTTAGCGAGCAATTCTTTTAAATTTAACGAACAGATTAATGCTGTTTACGGAATGCTGAATTCGTTTACCGGCGATAAGGAAAACCCAAAATGGAAATACAATTTAGGTTTGCGTGCAGAAAATGTTTCTAACACGGGAGCAACGAAAAACAATAGCGACCGTTTTAGTAATAATTATTTAAAATTGTTTCCAGCAGCTTCTTTACAATTAAATTTAAAACAGGATGAATTTGTAAAATTAGGCTACAGCAAACGTATTAATCGCCCGGATTTAGATGATTTGAATCCGTTTATTGATATTACAGACGCATTGAATCCACACGGAGGAAATCCGTATTTAAAACCCGAAATTGTTCATATTGGCGAATTGAGTTATAATAAAACCTGGACAAATTATTCTTTTTCAGCTAATGCTTTTTACAGAAATGCAAAAGATGCTATAAGACAATATGCAGAACTTCAGGATAATGGCGTTGTTTTGTTACAACCCAGAAATATAGGAAATACTGTAACCTATGGTTTAGAAACTATTTTTAGTTTAAAACCATTTAGTTTTTATGATGCCAACATTAGCATAACAGCTTTCCATCAGCATATAGATGCTTCTAACCTAACGGAAGATACTGTAAGTGATGCTTTTAACTGGTACGGAAAAATGATTAATAATTTTGTGCCGTGGAAAGGTGGAAAACTGCAACTTATCGGGAACTACAATTCAGCTTTGGCAACGGCGCAGGGAGAACGAATTCCAATTTATAATATCGATATGGGATTTCAGCAAAAATTAGGAAAAGGAAATGCCTGTTTGGGATTGGTTGTAACAGATGTATTTAACACACTCGAAAGCGGATACAAAAACAATACGTTATTATTCAGCAATACCCGAATAAACAAATCAGATACACGCGCCGTGATGCTTACCTTTGCTTATACTTTTAAATCTGATTTTAAAGAAAAACTGCTCGAAAATCAGTTTTCTACAGAATAA
- a CDS encoding long-chain fatty acid--CoA ligase: protein MVSITRLFDFPYYQQETYNLPVALATKKNGVWEKTSSEEYIAKANAVSRALLRMGVQKDDKIALITSNNRTEWNVMDIGILQTGAQNVPIYPTIAEEDYEYILNHSGSIYCFVSDDEVYQKVQAIRANVPTLKEVYSFNEIPGCKHWSELLTLGADESNQNEVEARKDSIKTDDLATIIYTSGTTGKPKGVMLSHKNIVSNVLDSAPRIPFDPGKSTSLSFLPICHIFERMILYIYQYYGVSVYFGESIDKISDNLKEVKPTVITAVPRLLEKVYDKIYAKGAELTGIKKKLFFWAIDLGLKYEPYGANGAWYEFQLKIARKLIFSKWKEGLGGNLDLMVSGSAALQPRLTRVFAAAEIPVMEGYGLSETSPVIAVNDQRNKGFKIGTVGKPIRNIEVKIAEDGEILCKGPNVMLGYYKDPEKTAEALQDGYFHTGDIGEIDSEGFLKITDRKKEMFKTSGGKYIAPQMIENAMKQSRFIEQIMVIGEGEKMPAAFIQPNFEFVKEWAKIHKITLGNSDKEISQNPEVIKRIDEEVESINKKFGHWEQIKRFELTPDVWSIDGGQLTPTLKLKRKIIKEIYKDLYAKIYGNN, encoded by the coding sequence ATGGTTTCAATCACACGCCTTTTTGATTTTCCCTATTATCAACAAGAAACTTATAACCTTCCAGTTGCTCTGGCAACCAAAAAAAATGGAGTCTGGGAAAAAACATCTAGCGAAGAATATATTGCAAAAGCAAATGCTGTTTCGAGAGCATTATTGCGCATGGGCGTTCAAAAAGATGATAAAATTGCTTTAATCACTTCAAATAACCGTACTGAATGGAATGTGATGGATATTGGTATTTTGCAGACTGGTGCTCAAAATGTTCCTATTTATCCAACGATTGCCGAAGAAGATTACGAATATATTTTAAATCACAGCGGCAGTATTTACTGCTTTGTTTCTGATGACGAAGTTTATCAAAAAGTACAGGCTATCAGAGCCAATGTGCCCACTTTAAAAGAGGTTTATTCTTTTAATGAAATCCCGGGTTGCAAACACTGGTCAGAGCTATTAACTTTAGGTGCAGACGAAAGCAACCAAAATGAAGTTGAAGCCAGAAAAGACAGCATTAAAACAGATGATTTAGCGACTATTATTTATACTTCAGGAACTACAGGAAAACCTAAAGGAGTTATGCTTTCGCACAAAAATATTGTTTCGAATGTTTTAGACAGTGCACCTAGAATTCCTTTTGATCCGGGAAAAAGTACTTCATTAAGCTTTTTACCAATCTGCCATATTTTTGAAAGAATGATTTTGTATATCTATCAATATTATGGTGTTTCAGTTTATTTTGGAGAATCGATTGATAAAATTAGTGATAACTTAAAAGAAGTGAAACCAACCGTTATTACGGCTGTACCAAGACTTTTAGAAAAAGTTTACGATAAAATTTATGCTAAAGGAGCTGAATTAACAGGCATTAAGAAAAAATTGTTTTTCTGGGCTATTGATTTAGGTTTAAAATACGAACCATACGGAGCTAATGGTGCCTGGTATGAGTTTCAGTTAAAAATTGCCCGCAAACTTATTTTCAGCAAATGGAAAGAAGGTTTGGGCGGAAATTTAGATTTAATGGTTTCCGGAAGTGCCGCTTTACAACCTCGTTTAACAAGAGTTTTTGCTGCTGCAGAAATTCCGGTTATGGAAGGTTACGGTTTATCTGAAACTTCTCCGGTAATTGCCGTTAACGATCAAAGAAACAAAGGATTTAAAATTGGAACTGTTGGAAAACCAATTCGTAATATTGAAGTAAAAATTGCCGAAGACGGAGAAATTCTTTGTAAAGGTCCAAACGTAATGTTAGGCTATTACAAAGATCCTGAAAAAACTGCCGAAGCGCTGCAGGATGGTTATTTCCATACTGGGGATATTGGTGAAATCGACAGCGAAGGTTTCTTAAAAATTACAGATCGTAAAAAAGAAATGTTCAAAACATCGGGAGGTAAATATATTGCGCCGCAAATGATCGAAAATGCTATGAAACAATCTCGTTTTATTGAGCAGATTATGGTTATTGGTGAAGGCGAAAAAATGCCGGCCGCTTTTATTCAGCCAAACTTTGAATTTGTAAAAGAATGGGCAAAAATCCACAAAATTACTTTAGGAAATTCTGATAAGGAAATTAGTCAAAACCCAGAGGTTATCAAACGTATTGATGAAGAAGTAGAAAGCATCAACAAAAAATTCGGACACTGGGAACAAATAAAACGTTTTGAATTGACTCCGGATGTTTGGTCTATCGACGGCGGGCAGCTTACTCCTACTTTAAAATTAAAGCGTAAAATTATTAAAGAGATTTATAAAGATCTTTACGCTAAAATATACGGGAACAATTAA
- a CDS encoding 3'-5' exonuclease: MKTTDKIIIIDLEATCWQGAVPKGQQNEIIEIGLAVLDSQTGQITKNKGILIKPQRSHVSPFCTELTTITQDLLDKNGVSFEDAINELIDEYNPDLYTWASYGQYDLNMLKKQCKSFGISYPMGDEHINVKEHFAEKFGLQRSTGMNGALQMLNIPLEGTHHRGIDDAKNIAKILHWCLRN; this comes from the coding sequence ATGAAAACTACAGATAAAATTATCATCATTGATTTAGAAGCCACATGCTGGCAGGGCGCGGTCCCGAAAGGTCAGCAAAATGAAATTATCGAAATCGGGTTAGCCGTTTTAGATTCACAAACAGGACAAATTACCAAGAACAAAGGCATTTTAATTAAACCGCAGCGTTCGCATGTGAGTCCATTTTGTACAGAATTAACAACCATTACTCAGGATTTACTGGATAAAAACGGTGTAAGTTTTGAAGATGCCATTAACGAGTTAATCGACGAATATAACCCCGATTTATATACTTGGGCAAGTTACGGTCAGTACGATCTGAATATGCTTAAAAAACAATGTAAATCGTTTGGTATTTCCTATCCAATGGGAGACGAGCATATCAATGTAAAAGAGCATTTTGCCGAAAAGTTTGGTCTGCAAAGGTCAACCGGAATGAATGGCGCTTTACAGATGCTGAATATTCCGCTGGAAGGAACACATCACCGCGGAATTGACGATGCCAAAAACATCGCCAAGATTTTACATTGGTGTCTTCGTAATTAA